Proteins from a single region of Paramormyrops kingsleyae isolate MSU_618 chromosome 9, PKINGS_0.4, whole genome shotgun sequence:
- the osgin2 gene encoding oxidative stress-induced growth inhibitor 2 isoform X1 has translation MPFLEENSLFGEQPVTLPVIIIGNGPSGICLSYILSGYTPYLDPGAVHPNPVLFRKLQESKYLAVIEQDLEYLSEGLEGRSTNPVAVLFDTLLHPNADAGYDLPSVLQWRLETQHHVPHLVLGRAAPGGAWNAMEGSMLTISLGIWMELPGVNYRDVATGKQRAKANDRATPEDISSYYRNYVKFMGLQKNFVDNVYVTSVQKLHREHEGDAVDGEMELRVKGGAPSVPTKALWEVRGYQSVQGDTHMPFSLFAENVVLATGASDSPARLGVEGENLPFVFHSMCALGVAVRERSLGRDSDPVLLVGAGLSAADAALFAHSSGVTVLHAFRKCVDDPGMIFKQLPKTMYPEYHKVYHMMCSQSHTATASGLFPDYTSFPEHCVVSFQPDVKCVLRNGNNLKTFKISMALVLIGTNPNLFFLKEQGQYLGLDPHKPISCKQNPIDIHPHTFECMKEASLFAMGPLVGDNFVRFLKGGALGIASCLRRQKKKGKLIADSGGGGIA, from the exons ATGCCCTTCCTGGAGGAAAACTCTCTGTTTGGGGAGCAGCCCGTTACTCTGCCAGTGATCATCATCG GGAATGGACCATCTGGAATATGCTTATCCTATATACTCAGCGGCTATACACCTTACCTGGACCCTGGAGCAGTTCATCCAAATCCAGTCCTCTTCAGAAAACTGCAGGAATCAAAGTACCTTGCCGTCATTGAGCAG GACTTAGAGTACCTGAGCGAAGGCCTGGAGGGTCGCTCCACCAACCCCGTGGCTGTCTTGTTCGACACGCTGCTGCACCCCAATGCAGACGCGGGCTACGATTTACCCTCTGTACTCCAGTGGAGGTTGGAGACCCAGCACCATGTTCCCCACTTGGTTCTGGGTCGAGCTGCACCTGGGGGTGCCTGGAAT GCAATGGAGGGATCCATGTTGACAATCAGCCTGGGAATTTGGATGGAGCTCCCTGGGGTAAACTATAGAGATGTTGCAACAGGGAAGCAAAG GGCAAAGGCAAACGACAGAGCCACGCCAGAAGACATTTCCTCCTACTACAGAAACTATGTGAAGTTCATGGGTCTCCAGAAGAATTTCGTGGACAATGTATATGTGACCTCTGTACAGAAGCTTCACAGGGAGCATGAGGGGGACGCGGTTGATGGAGAAATGGAGCTACGAGTGAAAGGGGGTGCCCCCAGCGTGCCAACCAAGGCTCTTTGGGAAGTCAGGGGCTACCAGAGTGTTCAAGGGGACACCCACATGCCGTTTAGCCTCTTCGCAGAAAATGTGGTTCTGGCCACCGGTGCCTCTGACTCTCCAGCCAGACTGGGAGTGGAAGGGGAGAACTTGCCGTTTGTCTTCCACAGCATGTGTGCCCTGGGGGTAGCCGTCAGAGAGCGTAGCCTCGGCCGGGACTCGGACCCAGTGCTGCTCGTGGGCGCAGGGTTGAGCGCGGCTGACGCCGCGCTGTTCGCCCACAGCAGCGGGGTCACCGTGCTGCACGCCTTCAGGAAGTGCGTGGACGACCCGGGGATGATCTTCAAGCAGCTGCCCAAGACGATGTACCCTGAATATCACAAGGTCTACCACATGATGTGCTCACAGAGCCACACTGCCACTGCCTCCGGCCTGTTCCCAGACTACACCAGTTTCCCTGAGCACTGTGTCGTCTCCTTTCAGCCTGATGTAAAATGCGTGCTGAGGAATGGCAACAATTTGAAGACCTTTAAGATCTCCATGGCCTTGGTGCTCATCGGCACCAATCCCAACCTATTTTTCCTCAAAGAACAAGGCCAGTATCTTGGTCTTGATCCTCACAAGCCTATTTCCTGCAAGCAGAACCCCATTGACATCCACCCCCACACATTTGAGTGCATGAAAGAGGCTAGCCTTTTTGCCATGGGTCCTCTGGTTGGTGACAATTTTGTACGCTTCCTGAAGGGCGGCGCTCTTGGCATTGCCAGCTGCCTGAGAAGACAAAAGAAGAAAGGGAAGCTGATTGCTGATAGTGGAGGTGGGGGGATAGCTTAA
- the osgin2 gene encoding oxidative stress-induced growth inhibitor 2 isoform X2, translating into MLILYTQRLYTLPGPWSSSSKSSPLQKTAGIKDLEYLSEGLEGRSTNPVAVLFDTLLHPNADAGYDLPSVLQWRLETQHHVPHLVLGRAAPGGAWNAMEGSMLTISLGIWMELPGVNYRDVATGKQRAKANDRATPEDISSYYRNYVKFMGLQKNFVDNVYVTSVQKLHREHEGDAVDGEMELRVKGGAPSVPTKALWEVRGYQSVQGDTHMPFSLFAENVVLATGASDSPARLGVEGENLPFVFHSMCALGVAVRERSLGRDSDPVLLVGAGLSAADAALFAHSSGVTVLHAFRKCVDDPGMIFKQLPKTMYPEYHKVYHMMCSQSHTATASGLFPDYTSFPEHCVVSFQPDVKCVLRNGNNLKTFKISMALVLIGTNPNLFFLKEQGQYLGLDPHKPISCKQNPIDIHPHTFECMKEASLFAMGPLVGDNFVRFLKGGALGIASCLRRQKKKGKLIADSGGGGIA; encoded by the exons ATGCTTATCCTATATACTCAGCGGCTATACACCTTACCTGGACCCTGGAGCAGTTCATCCAAATCCAGTCCTCTTCAGAAAACTGCAGGAATCAAA GACTTAGAGTACCTGAGCGAAGGCCTGGAGGGTCGCTCCACCAACCCCGTGGCTGTCTTGTTCGACACGCTGCTGCACCCCAATGCAGACGCGGGCTACGATTTACCCTCTGTACTCCAGTGGAGGTTGGAGACCCAGCACCATGTTCCCCACTTGGTTCTGGGTCGAGCTGCACCTGGGGGTGCCTGGAAT GCAATGGAGGGATCCATGTTGACAATCAGCCTGGGAATTTGGATGGAGCTCCCTGGGGTAAACTATAGAGATGTTGCAACAGGGAAGCAAAG GGCAAAGGCAAACGACAGAGCCACGCCAGAAGACATTTCCTCCTACTACAGAAACTATGTGAAGTTCATGGGTCTCCAGAAGAATTTCGTGGACAATGTATATGTGACCTCTGTACAGAAGCTTCACAGGGAGCATGAGGGGGACGCGGTTGATGGAGAAATGGAGCTACGAGTGAAAGGGGGTGCCCCCAGCGTGCCAACCAAGGCTCTTTGGGAAGTCAGGGGCTACCAGAGTGTTCAAGGGGACACCCACATGCCGTTTAGCCTCTTCGCAGAAAATGTGGTTCTGGCCACCGGTGCCTCTGACTCTCCAGCCAGACTGGGAGTGGAAGGGGAGAACTTGCCGTTTGTCTTCCACAGCATGTGTGCCCTGGGGGTAGCCGTCAGAGAGCGTAGCCTCGGCCGGGACTCGGACCCAGTGCTGCTCGTGGGCGCAGGGTTGAGCGCGGCTGACGCCGCGCTGTTCGCCCACAGCAGCGGGGTCACCGTGCTGCACGCCTTCAGGAAGTGCGTGGACGACCCGGGGATGATCTTCAAGCAGCTGCCCAAGACGATGTACCCTGAATATCACAAGGTCTACCACATGATGTGCTCACAGAGCCACACTGCCACTGCCTCCGGCCTGTTCCCAGACTACACCAGTTTCCCTGAGCACTGTGTCGTCTCCTTTCAGCCTGATGTAAAATGCGTGCTGAGGAATGGCAACAATTTGAAGACCTTTAAGATCTCCATGGCCTTGGTGCTCATCGGCACCAATCCCAACCTATTTTTCCTCAAAGAACAAGGCCAGTATCTTGGTCTTGATCCTCACAAGCCTATTTCCTGCAAGCAGAACCCCATTGACATCCACCCCCACACATTTGAGTGCATGAAAGAGGCTAGCCTTTTTGCCATGGGTCCTCTGGTTGGTGACAATTTTGTACGCTTCCTGAAGGGCGGCGCTCTTGGCATTGCCAGCTGCCTGAGAAGACAAAAGAAGAAAGGGAAGCTGATTGCTGATAGTGGAGGTGGGGGGATAGCTTAA
- the gtpbp10 gene encoding GTP-binding protein 10, with protein MVWISRVCLRKYGGFVDNLRLYVKGGSGGMGLPRLGGQGGKGGDVWVIAKESITLKKVKDMYPQKRLVAGVGTNSSIRALKGDKGNDQQVFAPTGIVVTTDDRRILGELNAVGDKVLVARGGQGGSFHMGYLPNKGQARHIRLDLKLIADVGLVGFPNAGKSSLLAKLSHARPQVASYPFTTLRPELGKIMYNDYKQVSVADLPGLIEGAHMNKGMGHKFLKHVERTKQLVFVVDVCGFQLSAKSPFRTAFETVQLLTKELELYSDEMLSKPAFLVLNKMDLPDAEQKLEELMGQLQNQKDFAHLLPDAMVPKSSLSFRQILPVSALTGHGIEDLKACIRQTLDEQAAAETADLHRACLQELRETAWPNSPKDSTGTV; from the exons ATGGTTTGGATCAGTCGTGTTTGTCTGAGGAAG TACGGCGGCTTTGTGGACAACCTCCGGCTGTATGTGAAAGGGGGCAGCGGAGGCATGGGGCTGCCCCGTCTGGGGGGGCAAGGAGGGAAAGGCGGCGATGTGTGGGTGATAGCCAAGGAGAGTATCACTCTGAAGAAAGTCAAGGATATGTACCCCCAGAAGAGGCTGGTGGCAGGAGTTGGCACCAACAGCAG CATCCGCGCTCTGAAGGGCGACAAGGGAAACGACCAGCAGGTTTTTGCCCCGACCGGCATTGTTGTCACCACCGACGACAGGAGAATTCTGG GGGAGCTGAATGCTGTGGGCGATAAGGTCCTGGTGGCACGAGGAGGTCAGGGCGGGTCCTTCCACATGGGATACCTGCCCAATAAAGGCCAGGCTCGGCACATCCGGCTGGACCTGAAGCTGATTGCCGACGTGGGCCTGGTGGG GTTTCCAAATGCGGGTAAATCGTCACTACTGGCTAAACTGTCCCACGCCCGGCCTCAGGTCGCCAGCTACCCAT TCACCACTCTAAGACCAGAACTTGGGAAAATCATGTACAACGACTACAAGCAG GTGTCTGTAGCTGACCTTCCAGGGCTGATTGAAGGTGCTCACATGAACAAGGGCATGGGCCACAAATTCCTGAAGCACGTGGAGAGGACCAAGCAGCTGGTGTTTGTG gtggATGTCTGTGGTTTTCAGCTTTCAGCCAAATCCCCGTTTAGAACAGCGTTTGAGACAGTGCAGCTCCTGACCAAG GAGCTGGAGTTGTACAGTGACGAGATGCTGTCCAAGCCAGCATTTCTTGTGCTCAACAAAATGGATCTTCCAGATGCAGAGCAGAAGCTGGAGGAGTTAATGGGACAGCTTCAGAACCAAAAAG ACTTTGCCCACTTGCTGCCTGATGCCATGGTGCCGAAGAGCAGTTTGTCCTTCAGGCAAATCCTGCCTGTCTCTGCGCTGACCGGGCACGGCATCGAGGATCTGAAGGCCTGCATCCGGCAGACGCTGGACGAGCAGGCCGCCGCAGAGACAGCGGACCTGCACCGAGCTTGTCTACAGGAGCTGCGGGAGACGGCGTGGCCTAACTCACCCAAAGACTCAACTGGCACAGTCTGA